GAGGTCCCCTCCtgcgtgccaggcgggcacgcagTGCATAGGGCATGAAGGGTCGTTTTTTAGCGAGTGTTGAACGGGCACTCAATGAAGGCGTTATGCTGTATATGCCTTAGTAATATGTGAATGTGTGTTAGGGGTGTGTACTGGTGTTGGAGTAAtttaaaaataaaaccaaaataaATATGCTAATTAGGGGTCAGAAATTGCGTGGAATGAAAAGGCGGTGTTATGGTGCTTAATTGATTGTACGGAAACAaattgtgtgtatgtgtatgagtATCCAGTACGTATTATTGCATCATGCAGTGCAACCTATATAGTGACTGATAATTGATAATCAATACTTTTCATTGGTGATTGCGTTTGTAATCGATGACAGTGATCGGTAATGTTATTGTGGATTGGTAATTTGTGATAAatttaaaattaaataaataaaagaggaggaggatgagAAGGCGCTATCGTGTCTTTCCTTAAGATGAATATTAAGCCCCCTGCTATATTTTTGCattagttatatatatatattcttaagTCGGTTTTTGTTCATAAGtccaagaagttttttttttatctcactgTAAGGATACAcacaatttttctttccttggttCGCTGGGTTCTTCACCTACTTTTTTGCTCTCACTTTTTTAACCAGCTAGCTTCGACGCCCAAGTTGTTCCTGGCAAGGTTTCTTGTTTATAAAGGAAGTTCTACTACGATGGTTTAGAAGTTTTAAAACTAgcctttttagttagaagagcgctttaaTGGGCATAGCACTGTGAGCGGCATAGTGCGCAAAACTACGGCTAAGCAATGCTACTAGCTGACTTGTAaactgatattgaatagttaccttttaattattactgttaggCGGCTTATttattcagaggcgtgtagccAATTGTAAATGACATACATGTCAGTTTCTAACATTTCAAATTTCGTCTTAGCTGTATCATTATGCACTACTCTGCTAAGTGCGCTATAGTAaataaagcgctcttctaactcaaagagcctattttttaaaattgcatAAAATCTTAGATAAAGCACCCTCTGCAGTTCACTTTTCAATAAAATGGCCATGAGTCAGTTCATGAAACGAATGCTTGTTCAAACACAGCAGACAGTCCATACCGCCTCAACAGTGCAACAAGGACAGGACCTAAGCGAAACACAGACAAGCGCAGAATACCAACTGGTTTATTCAAGAGACAACTAAGTCCATGGTGTCTACCAAATTGTTATTTTCAAATTCCCTGACTTTTCCAGGTTTTCCCTGACCATTTCCATAAAATTCCCTGACCCACGTCCTGgaaaataatttagaccactgcTATAAAAACGCAATATATTGCACAGGTAGGCATTGCACTCAAAGCAAAATATTTTATTCAGGTACATAAAACCACTTATCCACTATTGAAGAAGGTAAAATATCATTGACTAGTTGTTTCAGGCTTGTTCCAAGGAGATAATTTCTTTCTCAAGACGAGAAGCCTGCAACTGTGCTTCGCTGATGAGCTTTTCCTTCTTGTGTTGAAGCTCCTTGACAAGAGCAGCcactctcttcttcctttcagcaTCTGATGCATCCAATCTCTCTTGCCTCTTTCTTTGCAACTCCTCCTTCCATCGAGCGTTGGCACCACGAACCATTTGCATCATTGTGTTCGTAACATCAATTTTGGCAACCACTCCAACAGCTGAAACTGCTTCATACACCACTCTCTGTGCAATCAGCGACTCTTCTTTGAGGTTTTCGACAAGGCATTCTTTGTTTACAGAAAATCCTCGTTCCACAGCTGCATTGCCATGAGACATGCAAAGAATTAGCTTGACGAACAAAAATAGCTCTTTATGGTCCCGTGAACACAACTCAAACCAGAGCGCATCCAGCCTCTGTTCCTTTCTGTCAAAGCTCCTCAATGCCACCTGTACTGAGCTCAATGAGCATACCTCGACATAGGAACGGTGGGTACGCTCAGCTTCCAAGCCAGTCATCCACTGGTGCTCCGTTAGCACCTCCAGTGCCATGCACAGTTTTTTAGCACCAGCCTCTGGGGACAACGCACTAGCAGGGTCCAAGCAGCTTGCACCTCTGGTCAACTTGTATTCCAAAGGTGACCTTTCCATCACCTTTTGTGAACACCTCTTCACGAAGGAAATAGTCTTTTTTGAAGCTAAGCACAGTCAGTTGCGACGGTTTTGGGATCTTGCGAAACTCATTTTTCGCAGCAAACCCAATGTCGAATGCAGCAGCAGAAACCATGTTATCTGGGTTCTCCAAGTCAATCCTAAGCAGCTTGGAGGACGTGTTGGTAGCTTGGAGGATCTCTTTTCGGATGATTCTACCAAGCAATGACCGTAACAGGCGATCCAGAGCAGGAGCAACGAACGACAGCATGGGCTTGTCCGTCTGAAATTCAGCCAGAAATGGCTCGAGTTCTTCAGCAATTGACAGCATAAAAGCCAATTTCACAGGCAGCATCCTGTCACCTACTGCCTTTTCAACAGTGCTGAAGCTAGCGCATGCTGGCGACTTTTTTGCTTCCTTGGAGCATTCCACATATTTCAGTAAGTTCGGAATAATGTCAAGCGCTCTCGAGATCATCTTCCTATTCTCGAGCCACCTTACTGGGCAGAACTTCAACGGGAACACAACACTGCCCGTGTAGCGAGTGTAGTCTGCGCGACGTGCTGGCGCACACTTGAAGAGATTATAGCTCCCACGAAGAAATGCTACCAGATCCCAGTGCGTCGCAGAGTGGCCTGTTTTAAATGCGCCATTGACAATGTGGAGTCCACAGCTCCCAATGTCCAGGATCTGGTGACTGTTGTCAGCTTCTCTAAGTTCTTCCTTGAGGGACCTCAAAAACTTTAAGTTGACGTTTGGCCCGtccatcgacacttgtaaaatcttCATTTGCTTAATGCCTTCTGTGGCTTTCCTAAAAGCAACACTCAAATCTTCTGCGCAGGTGTGCCCAAGAAACACGAAGTTAGGTAGCGCGTTTTCACAGTGGCATCAGTTTTGTCCCAGTACCTGATCAGTACATCCATCTGTTCTTTCTGATTGACTTTGTTGAGCGACTCATCAAACGCAATCACCAAATAAGGAACGCTAGACAGGCTTGACAGCAACTTCTCTTGAAAGTATGGTCCAATACCATGACAAATGGTGTATCCCACTTTGTCTTTTCCAAGTTGCATTTTGGTAGCGATCTCACAAGTGGGGAACATCAAAGGAAAGAGCGAGGCAGAGGCTGCCGCT
This portion of the Amblyomma americanum isolate KBUSLIRL-KWMA chromosome 10, ASM5285725v1, whole genome shotgun sequence genome encodes:
- the LOC144108599 gene encoding uncharacterized protein LOC144108599, with amino-acid sequence MKILQVSMDGPNVNLKFLRSLKEELREADNSHQILDIGSCGLHIVNGAFKTGHSATHWDLVAFLRGSYNLFKCAPARRADYTRYTGSVVFPLKFCPVRWLENRKMISRALDIIPNLLKYVECSKEAKKSPACASFSTVEKAVGDRMLPVKLAFMLSIAEELEPFLAEFQTDKPMLSFVAPALDRLLRSLLGRIIRKEILQATNTSSKLLRIDLENPDNMVSAAAFDIGFAAKNEFRKIPKPSQLTVLSFKKDYFLREEVFTKGDGKVTFGIQVDQRCKLLGPC